One genomic window of Daphnia pulex isolate KAP4 chromosome 10, ASM2113471v1 includes the following:
- the LOC124205407 gene encoding serine protease HTRA2, mitochondrial-like, translating into MSSIYRMIKKLTFINRKFAVLRYNSLKSRNEFLQKYCWCNISWKLAGVALGAFLFEFHLHNNKLFATSKSGELNDESPRKKCNFIADVVEKVAPGVVFIEIKSNLRNSFYNFSAPQQTVSHGSGFIIEGDGLIVTNAHVVLGQPNSSVQVKLHDGRMFQGIIENIDTVTDLATVRIQCKGLPTLKLGSSSTVRPGEWVVAVGSPLSLTNTITAGVVSSINRGSSELGLNKGKEMEYIQTDASITFGNSGGPLINLDGEVVGVNAMKVTAGISFAIPIDHVKDFLSILKNCSSNKGVEKENTEKEFKRRYMGVTLLTLTTELITELQLRGTELPPNVKHGVLVWKVVLGSPAHWGGLQPGDVVVSINDKPTINSQDIYKNLEENESQIKISVIRKREMINFLISLED; encoded by the exons ATGTCTTCGATTTATCGTAtgataaaaaaacttacttttaTAAACCGAAAGTTTGCCGTCCTTCGTTATAATTCCCTTAAAAgtcgaaatgaatttttgcAGAAATACTGTTGGTGTAATATATCGTGGAAGTTAGCAGGAGTTGCCTTAGGAGCTTTCCTGTTCGAGTTCCATTTACACAATAATAAGTTGTTTGCCACTTCTAAAA GTGGTGAACTTAATGATGAAAGTCCAAGAAAAAAGTGTAATTTCATTGCtgatgttgttgaaaaagtggCTCCTGgagttgtttttattgaaatcaaatcaaatttaag GAAttctttttacaattttagTGCTCCACAGCAGACTGTGTCTCATGGGTCAGGTTTTATTATTGAAGGTGATGGATTAATTGTAACAAATGCACATGTTGTCCTTGGACAACCAAATAGTTCGGTACAG GTTAAGCTTCATGATGGAAGAATGTTCCAAGGgattattgaaaatattgacACAGTAACTGATCTTGCTACTGTGAGAATTCAATGT AAAGGATTACCAACTCTGAAGCTTGGTTCCTCATCTACTGTCAGACCAGGAGAATGGGTAGTTGCAGTTGGCAGTCCTTTATCTCTAACAAACACCATCACTGCTGGAGTGGTATCCTCTATTAATAG GGGAAGCTCAGAGCTTGGATtaaataaaggaaaagaaatggaatataTTCAGACTGATGCATCAATCACT TTTGGTAATTCGGGGGGCCCACTCATTAATCTCGACGGAGAAGTAGTTGGTGTCAACGCTATGAAAGTTACTGCAGGCATTTCTTTCGCAATTCCCATCGATCATgtaaaagattttctctccATTCTCAAGAATTGTTCTTCAAATAAAGGAGTAGAAAAAG AAAATACTGAGAAGGAGTTTAAACGTCGTTATATGGGTGTTACATTGTTGACTCTTACTACCGAACTGATAACCGAACTACAATTGAGGGGTACTGAACTTCCACCTAATGTAAAACATGGTGTGTTGGTATGGAAAGTTGTTCTTGGAAGTCCGGCACATTG GGGAGGACTTCAGCCAGGTGATGTCGTTGTGTCGATAAACGATAAACCTACGATAAATTCTCAGgatatttacaaaaatcttgaagaaaatgaaagtcaaattaaaatatcagTCATCAGGAAACGAGAAATGAttaatttccttatttccttGGAAGATTGA
- the LOC124204276 gene encoding uncharacterized protein LOC124204276, with the protein MANSSFREVSHIAKFNGNNFSLWKFGCWLLLEQHNLVGIVNGDELYPAENINPEGEIVNEQQMEDWIRRDILARNYLVATIETQQQRSLVNCTNAREMWIRLSAQHLQNAGENQHILQQRFFEYQLQPDHDIMSHITEIETMAIQLHDVGAPVTPLQIMTKIICTLPPSYRSFTTAWDSVPANQKTIALLTSRLLKEETMATRFNGGQQDSIDAAFFATQRSPASPEFRPSTRGRGGRGVKQGESSKHHPYPKCEYCDKPNHKEEVCRMRLRDEAAAKRFSDRLAASTLSQ; encoded by the exons ATGGCGAATTCCAGTTTCAGAGAAGTAAGCCACATAGCCAAATTTAATGGAAACAATTTCTCACTTTGGAAATTCGGATGTTGGCTATTGCTTGAACAACACAATCTTGTAGGGATTGTAAATGGAGATGAACTCTATCCTGCTGAA AACATTAATCCTGAAGGAGAGATTGTTAACGAACAACAAATGGAGGATTGGATCAGGCGCGACATTCTGGCCCGAAATTATCTTGTTGCAACAATTGAAACGCAGCAACAACGATCGCTAGTAAACTGCACTAACGCACGCGAAATGTGGATCCGCCTGTCAGCTCAGCATCTCCAAAATGCCGGCGAGAACCAGCACATCCTGCAACAGCGATTTTTCGAGTACCAGTTACAACCTGATCATGACATTATGTCCCACATAACTGAAATCGAGACGATGGCCATTCAACTTCACGATGTTGGTGCACCTGTCACTCCTCTCCAGATCATGACGAAAATCATTTGTACTTTACCTCCGAGTTATCGCAGCTTCACCACAGCCTGGGACAGTGTACCAGCTAACCAGAAGACAATTGCTTTGCTCACATCTCGGTTACTGAAAGAAGAGACCATGGCAACACGCTTCAACGGAGGGCAGCAAGACTCGATTGATGCCGCTTTTTTTGCTACACAACGTTCTCCAGCTTCCCCGGAATTCCGCCCATCCACACGTGGACGAGGAGGTCGTGGAGTCAAACAAGGCGAATCATCAAAACATCATCCATATCCAAAATGCGAATATTGCGACAAGCCTAATCACAAAGAAGAAGTGTGTCGTATGCGACTTCGAGATGAAGCGGCAGCAAAGCGATTTTCAGACAGACTTGCTGCATCAACACTTTCCCAATAA
- the LOC124204277 gene encoding uncharacterized protein LOC124204277 — protein sequence MERTATLWEKVNKEMEKRGVKTTAERCSVKFAAMKKRFNELNDQNVDGEKGRRVQWPFFSKMNELLGLSDASTLKHVHGVGADSSKMRDDDSNPSTPPPPKKSRARNARITHPESISRLIEIEMDRSSMDQEFLKEIRASNAASLTKTEAIVSASKAFEKLANGMLNKFQNMQGVVSTEVREKIGL from the exons ATGGAAAGAACAGCCACTTTGTGGGAAAAG gtcaataaagaaatggaaaagagaggAGTGAAGACTACAGCTGAAAGATGCAGTGTTAAATTTGCAGCCATGAAGAAGAGATTCAACGAGCTAAATGATCAGAATGTCGACGGTGAAAAGGGCCGAAGGGTTCAGTGGCCGTTTTTCTCTAAGATGAATGAACTTCTAGGATTGTCGGATGCCTCAACGCTCAAACACGTGCATGGCGTAGGCGCTGACTCCTCCAAAATGCGGGATGATGACTCCAATCCGTCTACTCCTCCGCCACCCAAGAAGTCCAGAGCCAGGAACGCTAGGATTACCCATCCGGAATCAATATCccgtttaattgaaattgaaatggacCGTTCATCGATGGACCAGGAATTCTTAAAGGAAATAAGAGCCAGTAATGCTGCTAGTTTAACGAAAACTGAGGCTATCGTATCAGCGTCGAAGGCCTTCGAGAAACTAGCTAATGGGATGTTaaacaaattccaaaatatGCAAGGCGTTGTTTCTACAGAAGTAAGAGAGAAAATTGGTCTCTAA
- the LOC124203517 gene encoding uncharacterized protein LOC124203517, which produces MDCEAAMWQACKEVFLAVKQSVNSMQFLVFGLLTIGMISFKGSAITVADEDENNIIETVILRRRQDILRQLLQRQRLILHRIHANRTIYYTAYVGTWFATYPEIQFKRDFRFTKRTFQLLVEIVSPQILTDYVYTGLPVTDKLMILIWCLANREAYRVLSRRFGMNQGTVHYVVMKTMKVIYNMADRFIVWPREERYLELSENFQIVDSLGAIDATEFEIRQPLNQLPSYTSRKCKTTIKLQIVSTHDLEIIDAAVGFPGSIGDARVLRLSPLSRALGAKLVRSNYHILGDTAYPLRQHLLVPFRNNHELEDHEMAFNRALKRDRQVVERAFGLLKMKWRRVKFLDYFRMRYAHRTLLVCCCFHNFGLRHDNWLDDAPDVELDDEDDPDYEFDEERETEEGVQKRQFIAEQFIV; this is translated from the exons ATGGATTGTGAAGCGGCCATGTGGCAG GCGTGCAAAGAAGTATTCCTGGCAGTCAAGCAG AGTGTTAACAGCATGCAATTTCTGGTATTTGGGCTTCTTACAATCGggatgatttcatttaaaggGTCTGCCATAACAG TTGCTGACGAGGATGAgaataatattattgaaaCTGTGATTTTGAGAAGAAGACAAGACATTCTTAGGCAGTTATTACAGCGCCAGCGTTTGATCTTACATCGAATTCACGCAAACAGAACTATTTATTACACCGCATATGTAGGGACGTGGTTTGCAACGTACccagaaattcaattcaaacgaGATTTTCGCTTTACAAAAAGAACGTTTCAG CTTCTAGTGGAGATTGTCAGTCCGCAAATATTAACTGACTATGTGTATACTGGCCTGCCTGTAACGGATAAGCTAATGATTTTGATCTGGTGTTTAGCAAACCGTGAAGCCTACCGTGTTTTGTCAAGGCGGTTTGGGATGAATCAAGGGACGGTACACTATGTGGTTATGAAAACCATGAAGGTTATTTATAATATGGCTGACCGCTTCATAGTATGGCCGAGAGAAGAAAGATATTTAGAGCTctcagaaaattttcaaattgtagaCAGTCTAG gggCTATCGATGCCACAGAATTTGAAATACGACAACCACTAAACCAGCTGCCATCTTATACTAGCAGAAAATGCAAAACAACTATTAAGCTTCAAATAGTATCTACTCATGATTTGGAAATAATTGACGCTGCGGTTGGATTTCCGGGAAGTATAGGCGATGCAAGAGTTTTGCGTCTCAGTCCCCTCTCTAGAGCATTAGGTGCTAAACTTGTACGATCCAACTATCATATTCTCGGAGATACAGCTTATCCACTTCGGCAACATCTGCTCGTTCCTTTTCGCAATAACCACGAACTAGAAGATCATGAAATGGCCTTCAATCGAGCTCTTAAGAGAGACCGACAGGTTGTGGAAAGAGCATTTGGCCTATTAAAAATGAAGTGGCGAAGAGTAAAGTTCCTGGATTACTTCCGAATGCGGTATGCACACCGTACGTTattggtttgttgttgtttccataaTTTCGGTTTGCGCCATGACAACTGGCTTGACGATGCCCCAGACGTTGAATTGGACGACGAAGATGATCCTGATTACGAGTTtgacgaagagagagagaccgaaGAGGGTGTACAAAAAAGACAGTTTATTGCAGAGCAATTCATCGTTTAA
- the LOC124203518 gene encoding merozoite surface antigen 2-like has product MPYEFAWEVKDEPTKNDYAHEAKSDGKVVIGSYRVLLPDSRTQIVSYRADENGYVADVKYEGEAQFPAPSGGNGNYGAGASAGNGGNNYGAGASSAAGNGGNNYGAGASAGAGNGGNNYGAGASAGAGNGGNNYGAGASAGAGNGGNNYGSSGNGNSGYGSGNVAKPNGNGNKSSAY; this is encoded by the coding sequence ATGCCCTACGAATTCGCCTGGGAAGTTAAGGACGAGCCAACCAAGAACGACTACGCCCATGAAGCCAAAAGTGACGGCAAAGTTGTGATCGGATCTTACCGCGTTCTTCTCCCCGATAGCCGCACTCAGATCGTTTCCTATCGCGCTGACGAAAACGGCTACGTCGCTGACGTCAAGTACGAAGGTGAAGCTCAATTCCCCGCACCATCCGGAGGCAATGGCAACTACGGAGCTGGAGCATCAGCTGGAAATGGCGGCAACAATTACGGAGCTGGAGCTTCATCTGCAGCTGGAAACGGTGGCAACAACTACGGGGCTGGAGCATCAGCTGGAGCTGGAAACGGTGGCAACAACTACGGAGCTGGAGCTTCAGCTGGAGCTGGAAACGGTGGCAACAACTACGGAGCTGGAGCTTCAGCTGGAGCTGGAAACGGTGGAAACAACTACGGCAGCAGCGGAAATGGAAACAGTGGATATGGCAGTGGAAATGTAGCAAAGCCAAATGGCAATGGCAACAAATCCAGCgcttattaa
- the LOC124204310 gene encoding pro-resilin-like: MNKFVVLAALIVVVVAKPQGYGSGAGQQQQGYGGQAGQQQQQQQGYGGQSGASQQGYGAQASASTGAGQGYGAQGGSTQQQQGYGGAQSGGAGGAASYGGASSGQQKPTNTYNGNGNGNSKPSASASSYEQEQPPMPYEFAWEVKDEPTKNDYAHEAKSDGKVVTGSYRVLLPDGRTQIVSYRADENGYVADVKYEGEAQFPAPSGGNGNYGAGASAGAGNGSNNYGAGTGNGGNNYASSGNGNGSAKPNGNKPNSY, encoded by the exons ATGAATAAA TTCGTCGTTTTAGCCGCTTTGATTGTCGTGGTGGTGGCAAAGCCACAAGGCTATGGTTCAGGAgccgggcaacaacaacagggcTACGGTGGACAAGCTggtcaacagcaacagcaacaacagggtTACGGAGGCCAGTCTGGTGCCTCTCAACAAGGTTATGGGGCTCAGGCATCAGCTAGCACCGGAGCTGGTCAGGGTTATGGTGCTCAAGGAGGATCCACTCAGCAGCAACAGGGATACGGTGGCGCTCAGTCTGGAGGTGCTGGTGGAGCTGCATCATATGGCGGTGCATCAAGTGGACAGCAGAAACCAACCAACACCTACAACGGAAATGGCAACGGAAACTCAAAACCTTCTGCGTCCGCTTCATCTTACGAACAAGAG CAACCCCCGATGCCCTATGAATTCGCCTGGGAAGTTAAGGACGAGCCAACTAAGAATGACTATGCCCATGAAGCCAAGAGCGACGGTAAAGTTGTGACTGGTTCTTACCGCGTTCTTCTCCCTGATGGCCGCACTCAAATTGTTTCTTACCGCGCTGATGAAAACGGCTACGTCGCTGATGTGAAATACGAAGGCGAAGCCCAATTCCCCGCACCATCCGGAGGCAACGGCAACTATGGAGCTGGAGCATCAGCTGGAGCTGGAAATGGCAGTAATAACTACGGAGCCGGAACTGGAAACGGTGGCAACAACTACGCAAGCAGTGGCAACGGAAATGGAAGCGCAAAACCAAATGGAAACAAACCCAACTCCTATTAG
- the LOC124204282 gene encoding glycine-rich cell wall structural protein 1.0-like isoform X1, which produces MSKLKQYIVLAAFIAVAVANPQGYGSVAGQKQQGYGGQAGQQQLQQQGYGAQSGASQQGYGGAQASASAGAGQGYGTQGGAAAAQQQQGYGAAPAGGAAGAGQGYGAQGGAAQQQQGYGGVQASASAGAGQGYGSASNGQQKPTNTYNGNGNSKPSTSASSYEQEQPPMPYEFAWEVKDEPTKNDYAHEAKSDGKVVIGSYRVLLPDGRTQIVSYRADENGYVADVKYEGEAQFPAPSGGNGNYGAGASAGNGGNNYGAGASSAAGNGGNNYGAGASAGAGNGGNNYGAGASAGAGNGGNNYGAGASAGAGNGGNNYGSSGNGNSGYGSGNGAKPNGNGNKSSAY; this is translated from the exons ATGAGCAAA ttaaaacagtACATAGTATTAGCCGCGTTCATTGCAGTGGCTGTGGCAAACCCGCAAGGCTATGGTTCAGTAGCCGGTCAAAAACAGCAGGGTTACGGTGGCCAAgctggacaacaacaactgcaacaGCAGGGTTACGGAGCTCAGTCCGGTGCCTCTCAACAGGGTTATGGTGGTGCTCAGGCTTCAGCTAGCGCAGGAGCTGGACAAGGATACGGCACTCAAGGAGGAGCCGCTGCcgcacaacagcaacaaggGTATGGTGCTGCTCCGGCTGGAGGTGCCGCTGGAGCTGGACAAGGTTATGGTGCTCAAGGAGGAGctgcccagcagcaacagggCTACGGTGGGGTTCAGGCCTCAGCTAGCGCTGGAGCTGGACAAGGATATGGCAGTGCATCAAACGGCCAGCAAAAACCAACCAATACTTACAACGGAAACGGAAACTCTAAACCTTCTACATCCGCTTCATCCTACGAACAAGAG CAACCTCCGATGCCCTACGAATTCGCCTGGGAAGTTAAGGACGAGCCAACCAAGAACGACTACGCCCATGAAGCCAAAAGTGACGGCAAAGTTGTGATCGGATCTTACCGCGTTCTTCTCCCCGATGGCCGCACTCAGATCGTTTCCTATCGCGCTGACGAAAACGGCTACGTCGCTGACGTCAAGTACGAAGGTGAAGCTCAATTCCCCGCACCATCCGGAGGCAATGGCAACTACGGAGCTGGAGCATCAGCTGGAAATGGCGGCAACAATTACGGAGCTGGAGCTTCATCTGCAGCTGGAAACGGTGGCAACAACTACGGGGCTGGAGCATCAGCTGGAGCTGGAAACGGTGGCAACAACTACGGAGCTGGAGCTTCAGCTGGAGCTGGAAACGGTGGCAACAACTACGGAGCTGGAGCTTCAGCTGGAGCTGGAAACGGTGGAAACAACTACGGCAGCAGCGGAAATGGAAACAGTGGATATGGCAGTGGAAATGGAGCAAAGCCAAATGGCAATGGCAACAAATCCAGCgcttattaa
- the LOC124204282 gene encoding glycine-rich cell wall structural protein 1.0-like isoform X2 — MSKYIVLAAFIAVAVANPQGYGSVAGQKQQGYGGQAGQQQLQQQGYGAQSGASQQGYGGAQASASAGAGQGYGTQGGAAAAQQQQGYGAAPAGGAAGAGQGYGAQGGAAQQQQGYGGVQASASAGAGQGYGSASNGQQKPTNTYNGNGNSKPSTSASSYEQEQPPMPYEFAWEVKDEPTKNDYAHEAKSDGKVVIGSYRVLLPDGRTQIVSYRADENGYVADVKYEGEAQFPAPSGGNGNYGAGASAGNGGNNYGAGASSAAGNGGNNYGAGASAGAGNGGNNYGAGASAGAGNGGNNYGAGASAGAGNGGNNYGSSGNGNSGYGSGNGAKPNGNGNKSSAY; from the exons ATGAGCAAA tACATAGTATTAGCCGCGTTCATTGCAGTGGCTGTGGCAAACCCGCAAGGCTATGGTTCAGTAGCCGGTCAAAAACAGCAGGGTTACGGTGGCCAAgctggacaacaacaactgcaacaGCAGGGTTACGGAGCTCAGTCCGGTGCCTCTCAACAGGGTTATGGTGGTGCTCAGGCTTCAGCTAGCGCAGGAGCTGGACAAGGATACGGCACTCAAGGAGGAGCCGCTGCcgcacaacagcaacaaggGTATGGTGCTGCTCCGGCTGGAGGTGCCGCTGGAGCTGGACAAGGTTATGGTGCTCAAGGAGGAGctgcccagcagcaacagggCTACGGTGGGGTTCAGGCCTCAGCTAGCGCTGGAGCTGGACAAGGATATGGCAGTGCATCAAACGGCCAGCAAAAACCAACCAATACTTACAACGGAAACGGAAACTCTAAACCTTCTACATCCGCTTCATCCTACGAACAAGAG CAACCTCCGATGCCCTACGAATTCGCCTGGGAAGTTAAGGACGAGCCAACCAAGAACGACTACGCCCATGAAGCCAAAAGTGACGGCAAAGTTGTGATCGGATCTTACCGCGTTCTTCTCCCCGATGGCCGCACTCAGATCGTTTCCTATCGCGCTGACGAAAACGGCTACGTCGCTGACGTCAAGTACGAAGGTGAAGCTCAATTCCCCGCACCATCCGGAGGCAATGGCAACTACGGAGCTGGAGCATCAGCTGGAAATGGCGGCAACAATTACGGAGCTGGAGCTTCATCTGCAGCTGGAAACGGTGGCAACAACTACGGGGCTGGAGCATCAGCTGGAGCTGGAAACGGTGGCAACAACTACGGAGCTGGAGCTTCAGCTGGAGCTGGAAACGGTGGCAACAACTACGGAGCTGGAGCTTCAGCTGGAGCTGGAAACGGTGGAAACAACTACGGCAGCAGCGGAAATGGAAACAGTGGATATGGCAGTGGAAATGGAGCAAAGCCAAATGGCAATGGCAACAAATCCAGCgcttattaa
- the LOC124204305 gene encoding pro-resilin-like, which yields MNKFVVLAALIVVVVAKPQGYGSGAGQQQQGYGGQAGQQQQQQQGYGGQSGASQQGYGAQASASTGAGQGYGAQGGSTQQQQGYGGAQSGGAGGAASYGGASSGQQKPTNTYNGNGNGNSKPSASASSYEQEQPPMPYEFAWEVKDEPTKNDYAHEAKSDGKVVTGSYRVLLPDGRTQIVSYRADENGYVADVKYEGEAQFPAPSGGNGNYGAGASAGAGNGSNNYGAGTGNGGNNYASSGNGNGSAKPNGNKPNSY from the exons ATGAATAAA TTCGTCGTTTTAGCCGCTTTGATTGTCGTGGTGGTGGCAAAGCCACAAGGCTATGGTTCAGGAgccgggcaacaacaacagggcTACGGTGGACAAGCTggtcaacagcaacagcaacaacagggtTACGGAGGCCAGTCTGGTGCCTCTCAACAAGGTTATGGGGCTCAGGCATCAGCTAGCACCGGAGCTGGTCAGGGTTATGGTGCTCAAGGAGGATCCACTCAGCAGCAACAGGGATACGGTGGCGCTCAGTCTGGAGGTGCTGGTGGAGCTGCATCATATGGCGGTGCATCAAGTGGACAGCAGAAACCAACCAACACCTACAACGGAAATGGCAACGGAAACTCAAAACCTTCTGCGTCCGCTTCATCTTACGAACAAGAG CAACCCCCGATGCCCTATGAATTCGCCTGGGAAGTTAAGGACGAGCCAACTAAGAATGACTACGCCCATGAAGCCAAGAGCGACGGTAAAGTTGTGACTGGTTCTTACCGCGTTCTTCTCCCTGATGGCCGCACTCAAATTGTTTCTTACCGCGCTGATGAAAACGGCTACGTCGCTGATGTGAAATACGAAGGCGAAGCCCAATTCCCCGCACCATCCGGAGGCAACGGCAACTATGGAGCTGGAGCATCAGCTGGAGCTGGAAATGGCAGTAATAACTACGGAGCCGGAACTGGAAACGGTGGCAACAACTACGCAAGCAGTGGCAACGGAAATGGAAGCGCAAAACCAAATGGAAACAAACCCAACTCCTATTAG
- the LOC124204294 gene encoding glycine-rich cell wall structural protein 1.0-like isoform X1, translating into MSKLKQYIVLAAFIAVAVANPQGYGSVAGQKQQGYGGQAGQQQLQQQGYGAQSGASQQGYGGAQASASTGAGQGYGTQGGAAAAQQQQGYGAAPAGGAAGAGQGYGAQGGAAQQQQGYGGVQASASAGAGQGYGSASNGQQKPTNTYNGNGNSKPSTSASSYEQEQPPMPYEFAWEVKDEPTKNDYAHEAKSDGKVVIGSYRVLLPDGRTQIVSYRADENGYVADVKYEGEAQFPAPSGGNGNYGAGASAGNGGNNYGAGASSAAGNGGNNYGAGASAGAGNGGNNYGAGASAGAGNGGNNYGAGASAGAGNGGNNYGSSGNGNSGYGSGNGAKPNGNGNKSSAY; encoded by the exons ATGAGCAAA ttaaaacagtACATAGTATTAGCCGCGTTCATTGCAGTGGCTGTGGCAAACCCGCAAGGCTATGGTTCAGTAGCCGGTCAAAAACAGCAGGGTTACGGTGGCCAAgctggacaacaacaactgcaacaGCAGGGTTACGGAGCTCAGTCCGGTGCCTCTCAACAGGGTTATGGTGGTGCTCAGGCTTCAGCTAGCACAGGAGCTGGACAAGGATACGGCACTCAAGGAGGAGCCGCTGCcgcacaacagcaacaaggGTATGGTGCTGCTCCGGCTGGAGGTGCCGCTGGAGCTGGACAAGGTTATGGTGCTCAAGGAGGAGctgcccagcagcaacagggCTACGGTGGGGTTCAGGCCTCAGCTAGCGCTGGAGCTGGACAAGGATATGGCAGTGCATCAAACGGCCAGCAAAAACCAACCAATACTTACAACGGAAACGGAAACTCTAAACCTTCTACATCCGCTTCATCCTACGAACAAGAG CAACCTCCGATGCCCTACGAATTCGCCTGGGAAGTTAAGGACGAGCCAACCAAGAACGACTACGCCCATGAAGCCAAAAGTGACGGCAAAGTTGTGATCGGATCTTACCGCGTTCTTCTCCCCGATGGCCGCACTCAGATCGTTTCCTATCGCGCTGACGAAAACGGCTACGTCGCTGACGTCAAGTACGAAGGTGAAGCTCAATTCCCCGCACCATCCGGAGGCAATGGCAACTACGGAGCTGGAGCATCAGCTGGAAATGGCGGCAACAATTACGGAGCTGGAGCTTCATCTGCAGCTGGAAACGGTGGCAACAACTACGGGGCTGGAGCATCAGCTGGAGCTGGAAACGGTGGCAACAACTACGGAGCTGGAGCTTCAGCTGGAGCTGGAAACGGTGGCAACAACTACGGAGCTGGAGCTTCAGCTGGAGCTGGAAACGGTGGAAACAACTACGGCAGCAGCGGAAATGGAAACAGTGGATATGGCAGTGGAAATGGAGCAAAGCCAAATGGCAATGGCAACAAATCCAGCgcttattaa
- the LOC124204294 gene encoding glycine-rich cell wall structural protein 1.0-like isoform X2, translating to MSKYIVLAAFIAVAVANPQGYGSVAGQKQQGYGGQAGQQQLQQQGYGAQSGASQQGYGGAQASASTGAGQGYGTQGGAAAAQQQQGYGAAPAGGAAGAGQGYGAQGGAAQQQQGYGGVQASASAGAGQGYGSASNGQQKPTNTYNGNGNSKPSTSASSYEQEQPPMPYEFAWEVKDEPTKNDYAHEAKSDGKVVIGSYRVLLPDGRTQIVSYRADENGYVADVKYEGEAQFPAPSGGNGNYGAGASAGNGGNNYGAGASSAAGNGGNNYGAGASAGAGNGGNNYGAGASAGAGNGGNNYGAGASAGAGNGGNNYGSSGNGNSGYGSGNGAKPNGNGNKSSAY from the exons ATGAGCAAA tACATAGTATTAGCCGCGTTCATTGCAGTGGCTGTGGCAAACCCGCAAGGCTATGGTTCAGTAGCCGGTCAAAAACAGCAGGGTTACGGTGGCCAAgctggacaacaacaactgcaacaGCAGGGTTACGGAGCTCAGTCCGGTGCCTCTCAACAGGGTTATGGTGGTGCTCAGGCTTCAGCTAGCACAGGAGCTGGACAAGGATACGGCACTCAAGGAGGAGCCGCTGCcgcacaacagcaacaaggGTATGGTGCTGCTCCGGCTGGAGGTGCCGCTGGAGCTGGACAAGGTTATGGTGCTCAAGGAGGAGctgcccagcagcaacagggCTACGGTGGGGTTCAGGCCTCAGCTAGCGCTGGAGCTGGACAAGGATATGGCAGTGCATCAAACGGCCAGCAAAAACCAACCAATACTTACAACGGAAACGGAAACTCTAAACCTTCTACATCCGCTTCATCCTACGAACAAGAG CAACCTCCGATGCCCTACGAATTCGCCTGGGAAGTTAAGGACGAGCCAACCAAGAACGACTACGCCCATGAAGCCAAAAGTGACGGCAAAGTTGTGATCGGATCTTACCGCGTTCTTCTCCCCGATGGCCGCACTCAGATCGTTTCCTATCGCGCTGACGAAAACGGCTACGTCGCTGACGTCAAGTACGAAGGTGAAGCTCAATTCCCCGCACCATCCGGAGGCAATGGCAACTACGGAGCTGGAGCATCAGCTGGAAATGGCGGCAACAATTACGGAGCTGGAGCTTCATCTGCAGCTGGAAACGGTGGCAACAACTACGGGGCTGGAGCATCAGCTGGAGCTGGAAACGGTGGCAACAACTACGGAGCTGGAGCTTCAGCTGGAGCTGGAAACGGTGGCAACAACTACGGAGCTGGAGCTTCAGCTGGAGCTGGAAACGGTGGAAACAACTACGGCAGCAGCGGAAATGGAAACAGTGGATATGGCAGTGGAAATGGAGCAAAGCCAAATGGCAATGGCAACAAATCCAGCgcttattaa